A region from the Achromobacter seleniivolatilans genome encodes:
- a CDS encoding response regulator, giving the protein MARILVVDDEVGIRELLSEILYDEGHTVELAENAAQARAARLRMRPDLVLLDIWMPDTDGVSLLKEWGSQGLLDMAVIMMSGHATIDTAVEATRIGAMDFLEKPITLQRLLKTVAAGLARGRAPHPAPAATHPAAANATVALEDELDPPVLATAPANEVPVASNGQLGSISLDQPLREARDEFERIYFEYHLVRESHSMTRVSERTGLERTHLYRKLKQLGIESARKRST; this is encoded by the coding sequence ATGGCCAGAATTCTGGTGGTTGACGACGAAGTCGGTATACGCGAGCTTTTGTCAGAAATCCTTTACGACGAAGGACACACGGTCGAACTGGCCGAAAACGCGGCGCAAGCGCGCGCCGCGCGTCTTCGCATGCGTCCTGATCTAGTGTTGCTGGACATATGGATGCCGGACACTGATGGCGTAAGTTTGCTGAAAGAGTGGGGCTCGCAAGGCCTGCTCGACATGGCTGTGATCATGATGAGCGGTCACGCCACCATTGATACGGCGGTCGAGGCCACTCGCATCGGCGCCATGGATTTCCTGGAAAAGCCCATCACGCTGCAGCGTCTCTTGAAGACCGTCGCAGCGGGTCTGGCACGCGGACGCGCTCCGCATCCGGCACCCGCCGCCACGCATCCGGCTGCCGCCAACGCCACGGTGGCGCTGGAAGACGAGCTGGACCCCCCGGTTCTGGCAACGGCGCCCGCCAATGAAGTCCCGGTTGCGTCCAACGGCCAATTGGGCAGCATTTCGCTGGATCAGCCGCTGCGCGAAGCCCGCGACGAGTTCGAGCGCATCTATTTTGAATACCACCTGGTTCGAGAAAGCCACAGCATGACGCGTGTGTCTGAGCGCACCGGGCTGGAACGCACCCACCTCTATCGCAAGCTCAAGCAATTGGGCATCGAGTCGGCGCGCAAGCGCAGCACATGA
- the rsmB gene encoding 16S rRNA (cytosine(967)-C(5))-methyltransferase RsmB: MATRSDTPNLAPPLSSVLLSSAGVVEGVLDGRSLTDALSDVDSALRPATQAVSFHAMRYLGWADAVGRELVQRYPSVLFESLLLVSLTLLKEEGDAALAVPGMPIYAPHTVVDQAVTAASNTRSLASFKGMLNACLRRFLRERAVLAAAVADSLEAQWNHPGWWVKQLTVAYPQQWQEILASANVPAPLTLRVNRRRATREKVLEAFQAAGLEAEAVGESGVVLATPKPVIHLPGFSEGWWSVQDAGAQLAAELLAPKDGMRVLDACAAPGGKTAHLLELAEVDLLALDADAERLTRVEQNLDRLRLASKRVKLKAADAADLDSWWDGKPFDAVLADVPCTASGIVRRHPDIRWLRRENDVRRTATLQINILDALWQTVAPGGRLLYVTCSVFPIEGARQALEFLQRHPDATRLEAPGQLLPVAVDATPAAQHDGFFYALFAKQS, translated from the coding sequence ATGGCCACGCGTTCCGACACCCCCAATCTTGCCCCCCCGCTTTCCTCCGTTCTTCTTTCCAGCGCGGGGGTGGTCGAGGGCGTGCTGGACGGCCGTTCCCTGACGGACGCGCTGTCTGACGTCGATTCCGCGTTGCGTCCCGCCACTCAGGCGGTGTCGTTTCATGCGATGCGTTATCTGGGCTGGGCGGACGCCGTTGGCCGTGAACTGGTCCAGCGTTATCCCAGCGTCTTGTTTGAGTCCTTGCTGCTGGTGTCGCTGACGCTGCTGAAAGAAGAGGGCGACGCCGCTTTGGCCGTGCCCGGCATGCCTATCTACGCGCCTCATACGGTTGTGGATCAGGCCGTGACGGCGGCCTCCAATACGCGCAGTCTGGCGTCTTTCAAGGGCATGCTCAATGCGTGCCTGCGCCGTTTTCTGCGTGAACGCGCGGTGCTTGCCGCCGCCGTGGCGGACAGCCTGGAGGCGCAATGGAACCACCCCGGCTGGTGGGTCAAGCAGCTGACGGTGGCCTATCCGCAGCAATGGCAAGAGATTCTGGCGTCGGCCAATGTGCCGGCCCCGCTGACCTTGCGCGTCAACCGCCGCCGAGCCACCCGTGAAAAAGTGCTGGAAGCATTCCAGGCCGCTGGCCTGGAAGCCGAAGCCGTGGGCGAGTCCGGCGTCGTGCTGGCAACGCCCAAGCCCGTGATCCACCTGCCCGGTTTTTCCGAAGGCTGGTGGTCGGTGCAAGATGCGGGCGCTCAACTGGCGGCCGAATTGCTGGCGCCCAAAGACGGCATGCGAGTGCTGGACGCCTGCGCGGCGCCTGGCGGCAAGACGGCCCATTTGCTGGAACTGGCCGAAGTCGACCTGCTGGCGCTGGATGCTGACGCCGAACGCCTGACCCGCGTGGAACAGAACCTGGACCGTCTGCGTCTGGCCAGCAAACGCGTCAAGCTGAAGGCGGCCGATGCCGCCGATCTGGACTCGTGGTGGGACGGCAAGCCCTTTGATGCGGTGCTGGCCGACGTGCCTTGCACGGCGTCGGGCATCGTGCGCCGCCATCCCGATATCCGCTGGCTGCGCCGCGAGAACGATGTACGCCGCACCGCCACCTTGCAAATCAACATTCTGGATGCGCTGTGGCAAACCGTGGCGCCGGGCGGCCGCCTGCTCTATGTGACGTGTTCGGTGTTCCCCATCGAAGGGGCTCGCCAGGCGCTGGAATTCCTGCAACGCCATCCCGATGCCACCCGTCTGGAGGCGCCGGGCCAATTGCTGCCAGTTGCGGTGGATGCAACACCCGCCGCACAACATGACGGATTTTTCTACGCCTTGTTTGCCAAGCAGTCTTGA
- a CDS encoding sensor histidine kinase has translation MRLLLRLALMVGAVSGLALLGLLAWSTGNASRFARYYDTLLVLNGIFALALFVWVVALTVRLARQIRRRQFGARLTARFSLAFALIGVVPGALIYTVSVQFMSRSIESWFNVRVDTALEAGLNLGRAALDSLLADLDARARSMAAELNRNSDSGVTLALTRLREANGVQEAMVFTGSGRMVAFSTSQYGQLLPAMPPSTVMNQLRLARGYSAAEADDPVTAGAEGGLHLRVVIPLTGPDRYDNLLGTASEPRWLQLLQPVPEQIAHNANLVQQGFRDYQELALSRLGLRKLYGITLTLALLLAAFGAIAVALSLSKRLVRPLLSLAGGTQAVGVGDYRPLPEPPERDEVGQLTRSFNAMTRQLDEARRMVESNRQQLERSNVYLESVLSNLSSGVLVFDESFRVTTVNQGAQTILGADLRSVIGRPLETVDGMLEFANIVRQAFSTHAAVGSERQHWQQQFEIGPAQGDAPTAPQPLTLLARGTHLRVDGRGNGYLVVFDDITEVISANRTVAWGEVARRLAHEIKNPLTPIQLSAERLAMKLEGKLPPAEAQIVVRSTNTIVNQVASLKQMVDDFREYARTPPAVMQRIDFNALVADVLSLYGWEPDGGAPQGAAARQTEKAMNLDVSLGQDLPEIEGDPTQLRQVIHNLMSNARDAIAEQGGQGRVSVTTQLMRSEQPDRADHQALRFTVADTGPGFPAQVMQRAFEPYVTTKSHGTGLGLAIVRKIVEEHGGRIDLANRKEGGARISILLTRLAPGTDTMDATAQEKDNAATQ, from the coding sequence ATGAGGCTGTTGCTTCGGCTGGCGCTGATGGTGGGTGCGGTCAGCGGCCTGGCATTGCTGGGATTGCTGGCATGGTCCACGGGCAATGCCTCGCGCTTTGCGCGCTACTACGACACGCTGCTGGTCCTGAACGGCATTTTCGCGCTGGCGCTCTTTGTCTGGGTGGTGGCGCTGACGGTCCGGCTCGCCAGGCAGATCCGGCGGCGGCAGTTTGGCGCCCGGCTGACGGCGCGGTTTTCCCTGGCATTCGCGCTGATTGGCGTGGTGCCGGGCGCCCTGATCTACACCGTATCAGTGCAGTTCATGTCGCGCTCTATTGAGTCGTGGTTCAACGTGCGCGTGGATACGGCGCTGGAAGCGGGTTTGAACTTGGGCCGGGCGGCGCTGGATTCTCTTCTGGCCGATCTGGATGCGCGCGCGCGCTCGATGGCCGCGGAGCTTAATCGCAACTCGGATAGTGGCGTGACGCTTGCATTGACCCGGCTGCGTGAGGCCAACGGCGTGCAGGAAGCCATGGTGTTCACGGGTAGCGGGCGCATGGTGGCATTTTCCACCAGCCAGTATGGGCAATTGTTGCCCGCCATGCCGCCCTCGACCGTGATGAATCAGCTGCGTCTGGCGCGCGGGTATTCCGCAGCGGAAGCCGATGATCCCGTCACGGCTGGCGCCGAGGGCGGGCTGCATCTGCGTGTGGTGATCCCGCTGACTGGGCCTGACCGCTACGACAACTTGCTGGGCACGGCATCCGAGCCGCGCTGGTTGCAGCTGCTCCAGCCTGTGCCCGAACAGATCGCGCACAACGCCAATCTGGTGCAACAGGGTTTTCGGGACTATCAAGAATTGGCGCTGTCCCGGCTGGGCCTGCGCAAACTCTATGGCATCACGCTGACGCTGGCCCTGCTGCTGGCCGCTTTCGGCGCCATCGCCGTGGCCTTGTCCTTGTCCAAACGTCTGGTGCGTCCGCTGCTGAGTCTGGCCGGTGGCACGCAGGCCGTGGGCGTGGGCGACTACCGGCCGCTGCCCGAACCGCCCGAGCGCGATGAGGTCGGCCAGCTCACCCGCTCTTTCAACGCCATGACACGTCAGCTGGATGAAGCTCGGCGCATGGTGGAAAGCAATCGCCAGCAGTTGGAACGATCCAACGTGTATCTGGAAAGCGTGCTGTCCAATCTGTCATCCGGCGTGCTGGTGTTCGACGAATCGTTCCGCGTCACCACCGTCAACCAGGGGGCGCAGACCATTCTGGGGGCGGACCTGCGTTCGGTCATCGGGCGTCCGCTGGAAACCGTGGATGGGATGCTGGAATTTGCCAACATCGTCCGTCAGGCGTTTTCCACGCACGCTGCCGTCGGTTCCGAGCGCCAGCACTGGCAGCAGCAATTCGAGATCGGCCCGGCCCAAGGCGATGCGCCTACCGCGCCGCAGCCCCTGACTTTGCTGGCCCGCGGCACCCATCTGCGCGTAGACGGCCGCGGCAATGGTTATCTGGTCGTGTTTGACGACATCACCGAGGTGATTTCGGCCAACCGGACCGTTGCCTGGGGCGAGGTCGCCCGCCGGCTGGCGCACGAAATCAAGAACCCGCTGACCCCGATCCAGCTGTCGGCCGAGCGTCTGGCCATGAAGCTTGAAGGCAAGCTGCCTCCGGCCGAAGCCCAGATTGTCGTGCGCTCCACCAACACAATCGTCAATCAGGTGGCTTCGCTCAAGCAGATGGTGGACGACTTCCGCGAATACGCCCGGACCCCGCCCGCCGTCATGCAGCGCATCGATTTCAATGCGTTGGTGGCTGACGTGCTGTCGCTGTATGGCTGGGAACCCGATGGCGGCGCGCCGCAGGGCGCGGCGGCCCGCCAGACCGAAAAAGCGATGAATCTGGATGTATCGCTGGGCCAGGATCTGCCTGAAATCGAAGGTGATCCCACTCAGCTGCGTCAGGTGATCCATAACCTGATGTCCAATGCGCGTGACGCGATTGCCGAGCAGGGCGGGCAAGGGCGGGTCAGCGTGACGACCCAACTCATGCGCAGCGAACAGCCCGACCGGGCCGACCACCAGGCATTACGATTTACCGTTGCAGACACCGGCCCGGGCTTTCCCGCGCAGGTGATGCAGCGCGCGTTCGAGCCCTACGTAACCACCAAGTCCCACGGGACTGGGTTAGGATTGGCGATCGTACGCAAGATTGTGGAAGAGCATGGCGGACGTATCGACCTTGCCAACCGCAAGGAAGGAGGCGCGCGGATTTCCATCTTGTTGACCCGATTGGCTCCCGGGACAGACACTATGGACGCGACCGCGCAAGAAAAGGATAATGCGGCTACGCAATAG
- a CDS encoding DUF4390 domain-containing protein, producing MSIISRLFLGLLLVSASLLFVPGGDAYGAEPKVTRVDPAVRNGKLEIDADIEFELNQQLRDAAQRGVPLYFTADLTMTRERWWWFDKSLVDTSRTWRVVYNALTRQWRAGVGELSFPVASLDDAMSVIRHIRNWPVADAGDFDQGVLYGGQLRLRLDTSLLPRPFQVNALNSSSWAQGTPWTDFSFMLSDKEKDPS from the coding sequence ATGTCCATTATTTCGCGCTTATTTCTTGGGTTGTTGCTGGTATCTGCCTCGCTTCTGTTTGTGCCAGGCGGCGACGCATATGGGGCTGAACCGAAGGTCACGCGAGTGGACCCGGCGGTTCGCAACGGCAAACTCGAGATCGACGCCGACATCGAATTCGAGCTGAATCAACAGCTTCGGGACGCTGCCCAACGCGGCGTCCCGCTCTATTTCACAGCAGATCTCACGATGACGCGTGAGCGCTGGTGGTGGTTCGACAAATCTTTGGTGGATACCTCGCGCACCTGGCGCGTCGTTTACAACGCGCTGACCCGGCAATGGCGCGCCGGCGTGGGCGAACTGTCCTTTCCCGTGGCGTCGCTGGACGACGCCATGAGCGTCATCCGGCATATCCGCAACTGGCCCGTGGCCGATGCGGGCGACTTCGACCAAGGGGTGTTGTACGGCGGCCAACTGCGCCTGCGCCTGGACACCTCTCTTTTGCCCCGGCCATTTCAGGTCAATGCCTTAAATAGCAGCTCGTGGGCGCAGGGCACTCCCTGGACGGACTTCTCGTTCATGCTGAGCGACAAGGAGAAAGATCCCTCATGA
- the trkA gene encoding Trk system potassium transporter TrkA has protein sequence MKILIMGAGRVGTSVAENLVSEENDITVIDSDPVQLQYLQEHFDLRVVHGDGSQVSVLESAGAGDTDLFIACAASDTANMVACKIARQLFNVPRRIARIRSAEFPEHPELMSEDGFCIDALISPERSVTTYLHSLIEFPEALQVVEFAEGRVCVVTVRVGHGSPMAHSPVDKLRDVWPDVKARVVDVLRGGRPLRAGSGTVIAPGDEVVLVVDSRDARRAVRQLREAERAVRRVMIAGGGNIGLRLARQLAEEKYSVRIIERDLKRCEYLATQLPDSVLVLHGSGTDEALLERENIEDMDTWLALTSDDEDNIMSSLLAKRLGARKVIALINRQAYGELMQGSHIDIAVSPSQATMSELLRHVRRGDVAAVHRLRQGVAEALEAIAHGDRSTSKVVGRPVGQISLPKGASIGALVRGDEIILPDADTVIETDDHVIVFVPSRRQMPRVEKLFQVSASFF, from the coding sequence ATGAAAATCCTGATCATGGGCGCTGGCCGCGTAGGCACCAGCGTGGCCGAAAACCTGGTGTCCGAAGAAAACGACATCACCGTGATCGATTCGGACCCCGTTCAGCTGCAATACCTGCAAGAACACTTTGACCTGCGCGTCGTCCATGGCGACGGCTCGCAGGTGTCTGTGCTGGAATCCGCTGGCGCGGGCGATACCGATCTGTTCATCGCCTGTGCGGCGTCCGACACCGCCAATATGGTGGCGTGCAAGATCGCCCGCCAGCTGTTCAACGTTCCGCGCCGCATTGCCCGGATTCGTTCCGCCGAGTTTCCCGAGCATCCGGAACTCATGAGCGAAGACGGCTTTTGCATTGATGCGCTGATCAGCCCCGAACGCAGCGTCACGACCTATCTGCACAGCCTGATCGAATTCCCAGAAGCCTTGCAGGTGGTGGAATTCGCCGAAGGGCGCGTGTGCGTAGTGACCGTGCGCGTAGGCCATGGCAGCCCGATGGCGCATTCCCCCGTCGACAAACTGCGCGATGTCTGGCCCGACGTCAAAGCGCGGGTGGTCGATGTGCTGCGCGGCGGACGCCCCTTGCGCGCGGGTAGCGGCACGGTGATTGCGCCTGGCGACGAGGTCGTGCTGGTAGTGGACTCGCGCGATGCGCGCCGGGCCGTGCGTCAGTTGCGCGAGGCCGAGCGGGCCGTGCGCCGCGTAATGATCGCAGGCGGCGGCAATATCGGCCTGCGTCTGGCGCGCCAACTGGCCGAAGAGAAGTACAGCGTCCGCATCATCGAGCGCGACTTGAAGCGCTGCGAATACCTGGCGACCCAGTTGCCCGACAGCGTGCTGGTCCTGCATGGCAGCGGCACCGACGAGGCCTTGCTGGAACGCGAGAACATTGAAGACATGGACACGTGGCTGGCCCTGACCAGCGACGACGAAGACAACATCATGTCGTCGCTGCTGGCCAAGCGTCTGGGCGCGCGCAAGGTGATCGCGCTGATCAACCGCCAGGCTTATGGCGAATTGATGCAAGGCAGCCATATCGACATTGCGGTGTCTCCATCGCAAGCGACGATGAGCGAACTGCTGCGCCACGTGCGCCGCGGCGACGTCGCCGCCGTGCACCGCCTGCGCCAAGGCGTGGCCGAGGCGCTTGAGGCCATTGCACACGGCGACCGCTCCACCTCCAAGGTCGTGGGCCGGCCCGTGGGGCAGATCAGCCTGCCCAAGGGCGCCAGTATTGGCGCGCTGGTGCGGGGCGACGAAATCATCCTGCCCGATGCCGACACCGTGATTGAAACAGACGATCATGTGATCGTCTTTGTGCCGTCCCGCCGGCAAATGCCGCGGGTGGAAAAACTGTTCCAAGTGTCGGCGTCCTTTTTCTGA
- a CDS encoding LysE family translocator, with translation MTTATLLLFVLASAVTIITPGPTVLLAMSNGSRHGVRAASWGMAGAVLADLILIGAVASGLGVVLSASEIAFQIIKWAGAAYLAYLGWKMLRSDAALVMPSAAAEAARPAGLTLGLRSFAVALTNPKALLFMSAFLPQFINPAAPLFSQYAILACVMALMNVVVMLAYATLGAQMVRAFRGNGVRWLNRICGGLLIGLAGTLALYRRAAP, from the coding sequence ATGACCACCGCCACGCTGCTGTTGTTTGTCCTGGCTTCGGCCGTCACCATCATTACACCCGGCCCCACGGTCCTGCTGGCGATGAGCAATGGCTCGCGCCACGGCGTGCGCGCCGCCAGCTGGGGTATGGCTGGCGCAGTGCTGGCGGACCTGATCCTGATCGGCGCGGTCGCCTCTGGCTTGGGCGTGGTGCTGTCCGCCTCGGAGATCGCCTTCCAGATCATCAAATGGGCTGGCGCGGCCTACCTGGCCTACTTGGGCTGGAAGATGCTGCGTTCAGACGCCGCGCTAGTCATGCCGTCGGCGGCCGCCGAGGCCGCCCGCCCGGCGGGTCTGACGCTTGGCCTGCGCAGCTTCGCCGTCGCGCTGACCAACCCCAAGGCGTTGCTGTTCATGTCGGCTTTCCTGCCGCAATTCATCAACCCGGCCGCGCCCCTGTTCTCGCAATACGCGATCCTGGCATGCGTGATGGCGCTGATGAATGTCGTGGTGATGTTGGCCTACGCAACGCTGGGCGCGCAAATGGTGCGCGCCTTCCGGGGCAACGGTGTACGCTGGCTGAACCGCATCTGCGGCGGCCTGCTGATCGGATTGGCGGGCACGCTGGCGCTGTACCGGCGCGCTGCGCCTTAA
- a CDS encoding TrkH family potassium uptake protein translates to MKRVLGTLYILGLTMVMFALTMLIPLVVAYVGGDAARQAFLNGFLISVGIGGGLAALTRRSRCELRARDGFVLVSAVWAGLPLLAAIPLLLYFHGAGLPLSFTGAYFEAMSGLTTTGATVLTNLDALPASINLWRATLIWIGGMGILVLAVAILPLLGVGGHQVVRAETPGPMKDERLTPRIASTAKALYAVYFVFSILCFLAYRAAGLSWFEAWCHMATTMGLGGFSTWDDGFAHFDSVAVEMVAMVFMLIAGINFATHFNAFRQRSPRAYVRCPEAIPYLVIVLGVGLVISVFLYVKGVYAEPLEALRYGMFNTISMATTTGYANTDFAQWPLFAPLTMLLLSGFATSAGSTGGGIKMIRAILLVKQARNELVTMLHPHAVSPVRINGRAVETRTMSSVLAFMLFYGLSIAVFTSLLLLSGLDPITAFSAVFASVNNTGPGLGPVGPMGNFAVLSDFQIWVCTFAMLIGRLELLTVLVLFTPIFWRK, encoded by the coding sequence ATGAAGCGTGTCCTGGGCACCCTCTATATCCTGGGCCTGACCATGGTGATGTTTGCGCTCACCATGCTCATCCCCCTGGTTGTCGCCTATGTGGGCGGCGATGCGGCGCGCCAAGCCTTCCTGAACGGCTTCCTGATTTCAGTCGGCATCGGGGGCGGGTTGGCCGCGTTGACGCGGCGCAGCCGCTGCGAGCTGCGCGCGCGTGACGGGTTTGTGCTGGTGTCAGCTGTCTGGGCCGGCCTGCCGTTGCTGGCGGCCATTCCGCTGCTGCTGTATTTCCACGGAGCAGGGCTGCCGCTGTCTTTCACCGGCGCTTACTTCGAAGCCATGTCCGGCCTGACGACCACCGGCGCCACCGTGCTGACCAACCTGGATGCCTTGCCCGCGTCCATCAATCTGTGGCGGGCCACGCTGATCTGGATCGGCGGCATGGGGATTCTGGTGCTGGCGGTGGCGATTCTGCCCCTGCTGGGGGTGGGCGGCCATCAGGTTGTGCGCGCGGAAACGCCAGGGCCAATGAAGGACGAACGGCTGACGCCGCGCATCGCCAGTACCGCCAAGGCGTTGTACGCGGTGTATTTCGTGTTTTCGATCCTGTGCTTTCTGGCTTATCGGGCGGCCGGGCTGTCCTGGTTCGAGGCCTGGTGCCACATGGCGACCACGATGGGGCTGGGCGGCTTTTCCACCTGGGACGACGGGTTCGCCCATTTCGATTCGGTGGCCGTTGAAATGGTGGCCATGGTGTTCATGCTGATCGCCGGCATCAACTTCGCCACGCACTTCAATGCGTTCCGCCAGCGTAGCCCCCGCGCCTATGTGCGGTGTCCGGAAGCCATCCCTTATCTGGTCATTGTGCTGGGGGTCGGGCTGGTCATTTCCGTCTTCCTGTACGTGAAAGGGGTCTATGCCGAGCCCCTGGAAGCCTTGCGCTACGGCATGTTCAACACGATCTCGATGGCGACCACGACGGGTTACGCCAACACGGACTTTGCGCAGTGGCCATTGTTTGCGCCCCTGACCATGTTGTTGCTGTCCGGATTTGCGACGTCTGCTGGTTCCACCGGCGGCGGGATCAAGATGATCCGGGCCATCCTGCTCGTCAAGCAGGCCCGCAACGAGCTGGTAACAATGTTGCATCCGCATGCGGTCAGCCCTGTGCGTATCAACGGCCGCGCGGTGGAAACCCGGACCATGTCGTCCGTGCTGGCCTTCATGCTGTTCTATGGGCTGTCTATCGCCGTCTTCACGAGCTTGCTGCTGCTGTCCGGCCTGGACCCGATTACGGCGTTCTCGGCCGTTTTCGCCAGCGTCAACAACACGGGCCCGGGTCTGGGGCCGGTTGGCCCGATGGGCAATTTCGCCGTGCTGTCCGATTTCCAGATCTGGGTCTGCACATTCGCGATGCTGATTGGCCGGTTGGAGCTGCTGACCGTTCTGGTGCTGTTCACGCCGATTTTCTGGCGCAAGTAG
- the rimO gene encoding 30S ribosomal protein S12 methylthiotransferase RimO, whose protein sequence is MSSPKVGFVSLGCPKALVDSERILTQLRTEGYEVTPEYANADVVVVNTCGFIDSAKAESLEAIGEALAENGKVIVTGCMGVEESVIRNVHPSVLSVTGPQQYEEVVRAVHDAAPPNKDHNPYLDLVPPQGVKLTPRHYAYLKISEGCNHRCSFCIIPSMRGDLVSRPVGDVLSEAERLVKAGVKELLVISQDTSAYGVDVKYRSGFWNGRPVKTRMTELCVALSEMGIWTRLHYVYPYPHVDEVIPLMAEGKILPYLDIPFQHASPRILKAMKRPAFEDKTLARIKRWREICPDLTIRSTFIVGFPGETEEDFQYLLDWMQEAQLDRVGCFQYSPVEGAPANLLDNPVPDDVKQDRWERFMELQQGISTARLARKIGREIDVLIDEVDEDGAVGRSSADAPEIDGCVYVSSDKPLKAGDMVRVRVTDSDEYDLWADAI, encoded by the coding sequence ATGTCTTCCCCCAAAGTCGGCTTCGTCAGCCTGGGCTGTCCTAAAGCCCTGGTCGATTCCGAACGCATCCTGACCCAACTGCGCACCGAAGGGTACGAAGTCACGCCCGAGTACGCCAACGCGGACGTGGTCGTCGTCAATACCTGTGGATTCATCGACAGCGCCAAGGCGGAGTCGTTGGAAGCCATTGGCGAAGCTTTGGCCGAAAACGGCAAAGTGATCGTCACGGGCTGTATGGGCGTTGAGGAATCGGTGATCCGCAACGTGCACCCCAGCGTGTTGTCGGTGACGGGCCCGCAGCAATATGAAGAAGTGGTGCGCGCCGTGCACGATGCCGCGCCGCCCAATAAAGACCACAACCCCTATCTGGACCTGGTGCCGCCGCAAGGCGTGAAGCTCACGCCGCGCCACTACGCCTATCTGAAGATCTCGGAAGGCTGTAATCACCGGTGCAGCTTCTGCATCATCCCGTCGATGCGGGGTGATCTGGTCAGCCGGCCGGTGGGCGATGTGTTGAGCGAAGCCGAACGTCTGGTCAAGGCCGGCGTGAAGGAACTGCTGGTGATCTCGCAAGACACCAGCGCCTATGGCGTCGACGTGAAGTACCGCAGCGGTTTCTGGAACGGCCGTCCGGTCAAGACCCGCATGACCGAGCTCTGCGTGGCCTTGTCCGAAATGGGCATCTGGACGCGCCTGCACTACGTGTATCCATACCCGCACGTAGACGAAGTGATTCCGCTGATGGCCGAGGGCAAGATCCTGCCTTACCTGGATATCCCGTTCCAGCACGCCAGCCCGCGCATCCTGAAAGCCATGAAGCGTCCGGCCTTTGAAGACAAGACCCTGGCGCGCATCAAGCGCTGGCGCGAAATCTGCCCCGACCTGACCATCCGCTCAACGTTCATCGTTGGTTTCCCAGGCGAAACCGAGGAAGACTTCCAGTACCTGCTGGACTGGATGCAGGAAGCGCAGCTGGATCGCGTGGGCTGTTTCCAGTATTCGCCGGTGGAAGGCGCGCCCGCGAACCTGCTGGACAATCCCGTGCCTGACGACGTCAAGCAAGACCGCTGGGAACGCTTCATGGAGTTGCAGCAAGGGATCTCAACCGCGCGCCTGGCCCGTAAGATCGGCCGCGAAATCGATGTGCTGATTGATGAGGTGGACGAAGACGGCGCCGTTGGCCGCAGCAGCGCAGATGCGCCCGAGATCGACGGCTGTGTCTACGTCAGTTCGGACAAGCCCCTGAAAGCGGGCGACATGGTGCGCGTGCGCGTCACGGATTCCGACGAATACGACCTCTGGGCCGACGCGATCTGA